Proteins encoded together in one Impatiens glandulifera chromosome 1, dImpGla2.1, whole genome shotgun sequence window:
- the LOC124941354 gene encoding zinc transporter 8-like, whose amino-acid sequence MAICKVNMLLSSTIIIFLLLPVLVIGECTCDSETTKIGGRIQSLKYKLIAIAAILVAGAIGVSIPILGRMFNALRPENEVFFIVKAFAGGVILATAFIHILPDAIDNLSSPCLSENPWGKFPFAGMVAMMGSIGTLMVDSLVMGFYKRQHFKKAGSQQVADEDSVEASGSHNDHVHVHTHATHGHAHGSYVASADEEANIGDSDLIRRRIVSQVLELGIVVHSVIIGISLGTSQSPIVIKPLLAALTFHQFFEGMGLGACISEAQFKSCSMATMAVFFSLTTPMGIAIGIGVSNVYNEGSPTSLIVQGIFDAASSGILIYMSLVDLLAADFMNTRVQSSARLQIGTNISLLLGALCMAILAKWA is encoded by the exons ATGGCTATTTGCAAAGTTAACATGCTCTTATCTTCCacaataatcatttttctcCTTCTTCCCGTCTTAGTCATAGGAGAATGCACATGCGACTCAGAAACTACGAAAATCGGGGGAAGAATCCAATCCCTTAAATACAAGCTTATCGCGATCGCTGCCATTCTTGTGGCCGGTGCCATCGGAGTTAGTATTCCCATTCTCGGGAGGATGTTTAATGCTCTACGCCCCGAAAACGAGGTATTCTTCATAGTGAAGGCATTTGCTGGAGGCGTAATCCTTGCAACCGCTTTCATCCACATCCTTCCTGACGCAATCGATAACCTGTCTTCGCCATGCTTGAGCGAAAACCCGTGGGGGAAGTTTCCGTTCGCAGGAATGGTGGCGATGATGGGCTCAATTGGAACTTTGATGGTGGATTCTTTGGTTATGGGGTTTTACAAGAGGCAGCATTTCAAGAAGGCTGGCAGCCAACAGGTTGCTGATGAGGATAGTGTGGAGGCATCTGGTAGTCATAATGATCATGTTCATGTTCATACTCATGCAACACATGGCCATGCACATGGATCTTATGTTGCCTCTGCAGATGAGGAAGCCAATATTGGTGACTCCGATCTTATTCGTCGTCGTATAGTATCACAG GTGTTGGAGCTTGGAATTGTGGTTCATTCGGTAATAATTGGAATCTCTTTGGGGACATCTCAAAGCCCAATAGTCATAAAGCCTCTTTTAGCTGCTCTCACTTTTCATCAGTTCTTTGAGGGGATGGGACTTGGTGCTTGCATTTCTGAG GCACAATTCAAGTCGTGTTCAATGGCTACGATGGCAGTGTTCTTTTCCCTCACGACCCCGATGGGAATTGCGATCGGAATTGGGGTTTCCAACGTTTACAATGAGGGAAGTCCAACATCACTGATCGTCCAAGGGATATTCGATGCAGCCTCATCCGGGATATTAATATACATGTCCCTAGTTGATTTGCTTGCAGCTGATTTCATGAACACAAGAGTTCAAAGCAGTGCAAGGCTCCAAATTGGGACAAATATTTCACTTCTTCTTGGAGCTCTATGCATGGCTATCTTGGCAAAATGGGCTTGA